A stretch of the Pseudalkalibacillus hwajinpoensis genome encodes the following:
- the selD gene encoding selenide, water dikinase SelD produces MSSQEKIRLTSLSTKGGUGCKIGPEDLTQVLRQLPNKKKDPNLLVGVETSDDAGVYRLTDELAMIQTVDFFTPIVDDPYMFGQIAAANSLSDVYAMGGVPKTVLNIVGFPIKNLDPSILAEILKGAADKVDESGAVTAGGHSIDDQEPKFGLSVTGLVHPDEILMNVGAKPGDAIVLTKPIGVGIQTTAIKPEKLTAEQLQRVSETMAELNKTAAEQLSGLSPNAVTDVTGFGLLGHAFEMATGSNVSIQIDYNNVPILPGTVELAEQGYIPGGSKANHRWIAESVKYENLTELEQFILCDAVTSGGLLISLPEHEANEYVSRMNGKGKSAHIVGHVNEKDSFAITASK; encoded by the coding sequence ATGTCGAGCCAAGAAAAAATCCGTTTAACGTCTCTTTCGACAAAAGGTGGTTGAGGATGCAAAATCGGTCCCGAGGACCTGACGCAAGTTTTGCGTCAATTACCTAACAAGAAAAAAGATCCAAATTTACTTGTCGGTGTGGAAACTTCCGACGATGCAGGCGTATACCGCCTAACTGATGAACTCGCCATGATTCAAACGGTAGACTTCTTTACACCTATCGTTGATGATCCATATATGTTTGGACAAATTGCCGCAGCCAATTCACTCAGTGATGTGTACGCAATGGGCGGAGTACCTAAGACCGTTCTTAACATTGTAGGGTTCCCTATTAAGAATTTAGATCCTTCTATACTTGCAGAAATCTTAAAAGGTGCTGCAGATAAAGTAGATGAATCTGGCGCCGTCACTGCTGGGGGACATTCCATTGATGATCAGGAGCCGAAATTCGGATTATCCGTAACCGGACTTGTCCATCCAGATGAAATTCTAATGAATGTCGGCGCTAAGCCTGGCGACGCTATTGTGCTAACAAAGCCAATTGGTGTGGGAATTCAAACGACTGCAATCAAGCCCGAAAAGCTTACAGCTGAACAGCTTCAGCGCGTATCTGAAACGATGGCTGAGCTAAACAAAACAGCAGCAGAACAGCTATCGGGATTATCTCCAAATGCTGTTACGGATGTGACTGGATTTGGTTTACTTGGACACGCTTTTGAAATGGCAACTGGTAGCAACGTTAGTATTCAGATTGATTACAACAACGTACCTATATTACCTGGTACGGTCGAGTTAGCGGAGCAAGGCTATATTCCGGGTGGATCAAAAGCAAATCACCGCTGGATAGCTGAATCTGTCAAATACGAAAACCTAACAGAGCTTGAGCAATTCATTTTATGTGATGCAGTAACTTCTGGTGGCCTATTAATTAGCCTGCCTGAGCATGAAGCAAATGAATATGTATCACGTATGAATGGTAAAGGGAAATCAGCTCACATTGTCGGTCATGTAAATGAAAAAGATTCATTTGCGATCACCGCAAGCAAATAA
- a CDS encoding Rdx family protein translates to MKYNVTIEFCMQUNYAPKAASFAEQLFNHFRHEIGSLELIPGSGGVFEVTVNDKRMHSKKETGHYPDVEAFIIDIENTTF, encoded by the coding sequence ATGAAGTATAATGTCACAATCGAATTCTGCATGCAGTGAAACTATGCACCTAAAGCCGCGAGTTTCGCGGAACAATTATTTAATCATTTCAGACACGAAATTGGTTCACTTGAGCTAATACCTGGTTCAGGAGGCGTGTTTGAAGTTACGGTGAATGACAAGCGAATGCATTCGAAGAAAGAAACTGGTCACTATCCTGATGTCGAAGCATTTATTATAGATATAGAAAATACAACGTTCTAG
- the selA gene encoding L-seryl-tRNA(Sec) selenium transferase: MRALKLLRELPPIHQIQEALLNESVGSELPYNVLKQLIQQEVNDLRESLLRDTYTGDSEGRDAFQFEIMQSVRAKIESSKEFNLKPVINATGVVLHTNLGRARLSDVAIDHLIHVAKSYSTLEYNLQKGKRGSRHTIVEDAICKATGAEAAMVVNNNAAAVFLILSALAKEKEVVVSRGELVEIGGSFRVSSIMEESGAKLKEVGTTNKTHSFDYEAAINEETAMLMKVHRSNFSIVGFTAEVEREELASIAAKNQVVFYEDLGSGALFDYRDYGIGEEPTVQETLASGADLVSFSGDKLLGGPQAGMIAGRKDLINRLKKHQLARVLRVDKFTLAALEATLQQHMYEEAANIPAIRDITKSAEEIRERSELFQQRLERKASQYSIEVVEGTSQVGGGTMPSVELPTYVIALQTDQYSVNELEEFLRLSNTPIITRIQDGKILIDLRTVTIEEEDDILQSLIQIPK, translated from the coding sequence ATGAGAGCTTTGAAATTACTGAGAGAACTTCCGCCCATTCATCAAATTCAAGAAGCATTACTTAATGAAAGTGTTGGAAGCGAGTTACCTTACAATGTATTAAAACAACTGATTCAACAAGAAGTGAATGACTTGCGGGAGTCTTTGTTGAGAGATACATATACGGGAGACTCGGAGGGGAGAGACGCCTTTCAATTTGAAATCATGCAGAGCGTGAGGGCGAAAATTGAATCTTCCAAAGAGTTTAACTTAAAGCCGGTGATCAACGCGACTGGTGTCGTTCTGCATACAAATCTTGGCAGAGCGCGTTTAAGTGACGTGGCTATTGATCATTTGATACACGTAGCTAAAAGTTATTCGACACTTGAATATAATCTGCAGAAAGGTAAGCGCGGATCCCGCCACACAATCGTCGAAGATGCTATTTGTAAAGCAACAGGTGCAGAGGCTGCTATGGTTGTGAATAACAATGCAGCTGCAGTCTTTCTTATATTAAGTGCTCTTGCGAAAGAAAAGGAAGTGGTTGTTTCTCGAGGGGAGCTTGTTGAAATTGGCGGATCTTTTCGCGTTTCATCAATTATGGAGGAAAGTGGTGCTAAGCTTAAAGAAGTAGGGACGACAAATAAAACACATTCGTTTGATTATGAAGCAGCGATCAACGAAGAAACGGCTATGCTGATGAAAGTACATCGCAGCAATTTTTCAATCGTCGGGTTTACAGCTGAAGTAGAACGAGAAGAGCTAGCCTCCATAGCGGCGAAAAACCAGGTGGTTTTTTATGAGGATTTAGGGAGTGGGGCGCTTTTTGATTATCGAGACTATGGGATTGGCGAAGAGCCTACGGTGCAAGAAACGCTTGCTTCGGGTGCTGACCTCGTTTCCTTTAGCGGGGATAAACTTCTGGGTGGACCACAGGCAGGAATGATTGCTGGGAGAAAAGATCTGATCAATCGGTTGAAGAAGCATCAGCTCGCTCGAGTATTGCGCGTCGATAAGTTCACGCTTGCTGCGCTTGAGGCAACGTTACAGCAACACATGTATGAAGAGGCTGCTAACATACCAGCTATAAGAGACATTACAAAAAGTGCGGAAGAGATTCGAGAGCGCTCAGAACTCTTTCAGCAAAGACTTGAAAGAAAAGCGTCTCAGTATAGTATTGAGGTAGTGGAGGGAACTTCACAAGTTGGGGGAGGTACAATGCCTTCAGTCGAGCTACCTACTTATGTCATCGCCCTCCAAACCGATCAATACAGCGTAAATGAACTAGAAGAATTTCTTCGTCTTAGTAACACACCAATCATTACAAGAATTCAAGATGGAAAAATACTGATTGACCTTAGGACGGTAACAATCGAGGAAGAAGACGACATTTTGCAATCCTTGATTCAAATACCAAAATAA
- a CDS encoding small acid-soluble spore protein P produces MTESNTFKDIRKNAPKGHTGQPEPMKGSHKVKNRNHTRQKNGEGF; encoded by the coding sequence ATGACTGAGAGCAATACGTTCAAAGACATTCGAAAAAACGCTCCTAAAGGGCATACTGGCCAACCAGAGCCAATGAAAGGCTCCCATAAAGTAAAAAACAGAAACCACACTAGACAAAAGAATGGTGAAGGGTTTTAA
- the sspO gene encoding small acid-soluble spore protein O, whose protein sequence is MGKRKANGVRPGMNDADAQGNGAGYDNEYANEHMTQEQRQYNKKTKKRQ, encoded by the coding sequence ATGGGTAAGCGAAAAGCAAACGGTGTGCGTCCAGGAATGAATGATGCCGATGCTCAAGGAAACGGCGCAGGCTATGACAATGAATATGCAAACGAGCATATGACACAAGAGCAGCGTCAATATAATAAAAAGACAAAGAAACGCCAATAG
- the acnA gene encoding aconitate hydratase AcnA, whose protein sequence is MANHELYNSKATFDANGKSYSFYRLQALEEAGIAKVSKLPYTIKILLESVLRQYDGKVIKEEHIENLAKWGTSEQNKDIDVPFKPSRVILQDFTGVPAVVDLASLRKAMADIGGDPDKINPEIPVDLVIDHSVQVDKYASEDALEFNMNKEFERNLERYKFLKWAQDAFDNYRAVPPATGIVHQVNLEYVANVVQENTVDGENVAYPDTLFGTDSHTTMINGLGVLGWGVGGIEAEAGMLGQPSYFPVPEVIGVKLTGELPSGTTATDLALKVTQLLREKKVVGKFVEFFGPGLSGMPLADRATISNMAPEQGSTCSFFPVDEEALEYMRLTGRSEEHINLVREYSIANGLFYTPESEDPEFSSVVELDLGTVEPSLAGPKRPQDLILLSDMKKEFNKAVVAPQGNQGLGMDKKEFDKEAVVKFNDGKEVTMKTGAVAIAAITSCTNTSNPSVMLGAALLAKKAVEKGLQVPEYVKTSLAPGSKVVTDYLDKSGLMPYLRDLGFHLVGYGCTTCIGNSGPLKEEIEDAIAKSDLTVTSVLSGNRNFEGRIHPLVKANYLASPPLVVAYALAGTVDFDLHSDSFGKDKDGNDIFLKDLWPSAEEIKQAVAETVTPEMFKRQYKTVFDENKRWNELSTSEGDLYNWDDESTYIQNPPFFENLSKDPEDIHELKDLRAIAKFGDSVTTDHISPAGAIAKDMPAGQYLQNNGVRPIDFNSYGSRRGNHEVMMRGTFGNIRIRNEVAPGTEGGWTTFWNTDEVMPIYDAAMKYKEEGTGLVVLAGKDYGMGSSRDWAAKGTNLLGIKTVIAESYERIHRSNLVLMGVLPLQFRDGETADTYNLTGKETFAVEITENVKPRDEINVTATSPEGETQTFKVLARFDSEVEIDYYRHGGILQMVLRDKIAN, encoded by the coding sequence ATGGCAAATCACGAACTTTATAATTCCAAAGCAACATTTGATGCCAATGGTAAATCATATTCCTTCTATCGTCTTCAGGCGCTAGAAGAAGCAGGCATCGCTAAGGTAAGCAAGCTCCCTTATACGATCAAAATTTTGCTCGAATCCGTATTACGTCAGTATGACGGTAAAGTCATTAAAGAAGAGCATATTGAAAACCTCGCTAAATGGGGAACTAGCGAGCAAAACAAAGATATTGACGTACCATTTAAACCTTCACGTGTCATTCTTCAAGATTTTACAGGCGTACCTGCTGTTGTTGACCTTGCGTCACTTCGTAAAGCAATGGCTGATATCGGCGGGGACCCTGACAAAATCAACCCTGAAATCCCAGTTGATCTTGTTATTGACCACTCCGTACAGGTTGATAAATATGCATCTGAGGATGCACTTGAATTTAATATGAATAAAGAATTTGAACGTAACCTTGAGCGTTATAAGTTCCTTAAATGGGCTCAAGATGCATTTGATAACTATCGTGCCGTTCCACCGGCAACTGGTATCGTTCACCAGGTAAACCTTGAGTACGTTGCGAACGTTGTTCAAGAAAATACTGTTGATGGCGAGAATGTTGCCTATCCAGATACATTATTCGGAACTGACTCCCATACAACCATGATCAACGGTCTTGGCGTACTTGGATGGGGTGTAGGTGGTATTGAAGCTGAAGCTGGAATGCTTGGTCAGCCTTCTTACTTCCCGGTTCCTGAAGTAATCGGTGTGAAGCTTACTGGAGAACTCCCAAGCGGAACAACAGCAACGGATCTTGCGCTAAAAGTGACTCAGCTTCTTCGTGAGAAAAAAGTTGTTGGGAAATTTGTTGAGTTCTTCGGACCAGGGCTATCAGGCATGCCGCTTGCTGACCGTGCAACAATTTCCAATATGGCACCAGAACAAGGTTCTACATGTAGCTTTTTCCCAGTTGATGAAGAAGCGCTTGAATACATGCGCCTAACTGGTCGCTCAGAAGAGCATATTAACCTTGTGCGTGAATACTCAATTGCTAATGGATTGTTCTACACGCCAGAATCAGAAGATCCTGAATTCTCAAGCGTAGTTGAACTTGATCTTGGAACTGTAGAGCCAAGTCTTGCTGGTCCTAAGCGTCCACAAGATTTAATTCTTCTTTCCGATATGAAAAAAGAATTCAATAAAGCAGTCGTTGCTCCTCAAGGTAACCAGGGTCTAGGTATGGATAAGAAAGAATTCGACAAGGAAGCTGTTGTTAAATTTAACGATGGAAAAGAAGTAACGATGAAAACAGGTGCAGTTGCAATCGCAGCGATTACAAGCTGTACAAATACTTCAAACCCTTCCGTTATGCTTGGTGCGGCTCTTCTTGCGAAGAAAGCTGTTGAAAAAGGACTACAAGTTCCTGAATACGTGAAAACTAGCCTTGCTCCAGGATCAAAAGTTGTAACAGACTATCTTGATAAGTCTGGACTTATGCCTTACCTTAGAGACCTTGGTTTCCACCTGGTTGGTTATGGCTGTACAACTTGTATCGGTAACTCAGGTCCACTTAAAGAAGAGATTGAAGATGCGATTGCGAAGAGCGATCTTACGGTGACTTCTGTACTTTCAGGTAACCGTAACTTTGAAGGACGTATCCACCCACTAGTAAAAGCCAACTATCTTGCTTCACCACCGCTTGTCGTTGCTTATGCTCTTGCTGGAACAGTAGACTTTGATCTTCATTCAGATTCATTCGGTAAAGACAAAGACGGCAACGATATATTCTTGAAAGATCTATGGCCATCAGCAGAAGAAATCAAGCAAGCCGTTGCTGAAACAGTAACACCAGAAATGTTTAAGCGTCAGTACAAAACAGTATTCGACGAAAACAAACGCTGGAACGAACTAAGCACTAGTGAAGGAGATCTTTATAACTGGGACGATGAGTCTACTTATATTCAGAACCCTCCATTCTTCGAGAATCTTTCTAAAGATCCTGAAGACATTCACGAACTTAAAGACCTTAGAGCGATCGCGAAGTTTGGCGATTCCGTTACTACGGACCACATTTCACCAGCTGGTGCGATTGCTAAAGATATGCCTGCAGGGCAATATCTACAAAATAACGGCGTTCGTCCAATTGACTTTAACTCTTACGGATCACGTCGTGGTAACCACGAAGTTATGATGCGCGGTACGTTTGGTAACATTCGTATTCGTAACGAAGTAGCTCCAGGCACTGAAGGCGGCTGGACAACATTCTGGAACACGGATGAAGTTATGCCAATTTATGATGCGGCAATGAAATACAAAGAAGAAGGAACAGGTCTAGTTGTTCTTGCTGGTAAAGACTACGGCATGGGAAGCTCACGCGACTGGGCTGCCAAAGGAACAAACCTTCTTGGTATTAAAACGGTTATTGCAGAAAGCTACGAAAGAATTCACCGTAGTAACCTTGTATTGATGGGTGTGCTTCCGCTTCAATTTAGAGATGGCGAAACTGCAGATACGTATAACCTTACTGGTAAAGAAACGTTTGCTGTTGAAATCACAGAAAACGTGAAACCACGTGATGAAATTAACGTAACGGCAACATCTCCAGAAGGCGAAACGCAAACATTTAAAGTACTTGCTCGTTTCGATAGTGAAGTTGAAATTGACTACTATCGCCACGGCGGTATTCTTCAAATGGTTCTTCGCGACAAAATTGCAAATTAA
- a CDS encoding FbpB family small basic protein — protein MRKSKKVSFKELVMQNKLELMNDKQAIERIEDKFEQKHAKNL, from the coding sequence ATGAGGAAATCTAAAAAAGTTTCTTTCAAAGAACTTGTTATGCAAAATAAGCTCGAATTAATGAATGATAAACAAGCGATTGAACGTATTGAAGACAAATTTGAGCAAAAGCACGCAAAAAATTTGTAA
- the sspN gene encoding small acid-soluble spore protein N — protein MSNPKKFPKSFKPNHLASVNPEAEGNKGKQMQTKGNAEPDYAPPKGK, from the coding sequence ATGAGTAATCCAAAGAAATTCCCAAAATCTTTTAAGCCAAATCACCTCGCTTCTGTCAATCCAGAAGCTGAAGGGAACAAAGGGAAACAAATGCAAACAAAAGGCAACGCTGAACCGGACTACGCCCCTCCAAAAGGGAAATAG
- a CDS encoding small acid-soluble spore protein Tlp: MVSKRDDRSDNAEKLSKIIQDTKENIHDSEASLEFTDSDLQKKAIQDKNQRRKHSIQALENEVKDETKQ; the protein is encoded by the coding sequence ATGGTATCTAAACGAGACGATCGCAGCGATAATGCAGAGAAATTATCTAAAATAATTCAGGATACGAAAGAGAATATTCATGATTCTGAAGCGTCGTTAGAATTTACGGATAGCGATTTGCAGAAAAAAGCTATTCAAGATAAAAATCAGCGCCGAAAACACAGTATTCAGGCGCTGGAAAATGAAGTGAAAGACGAAACAAAGCAATAG
- a CDS encoding acyl-CoA thioesterase, with protein sequence MYIATTSIDVRYAETDQMGVVYHANYLIWFELGRTSLINDLGFRYADMEKEGILSPVVDIKASYKRPVRYGDEVNVRTWVEHYDGLRVNYGYEVINGEGEICVTGESMHTCVKQDTFRPVSIRRKFPEWHQAYEQAKKKSVSTGAE encoded by the coding sequence ATGTACATAGCAACTACGTCTATTGATGTTCGATACGCTGAAACAGATCAAATGGGAGTCGTATATCATGCCAACTATCTCATCTGGTTTGAGCTTGGACGAACGTCGCTAATCAATGATTTAGGATTTCGTTATGCTGATATGGAAAAAGAGGGGATTCTATCTCCCGTTGTAGATATTAAAGCAAGCTACAAACGACCTGTCAGGTATGGGGATGAAGTGAATGTAAGAACCTGGGTCGAGCATTATGATGGGCTTCGTGTGAATTATGGCTATGAAGTCATAAACGGAGAGGGCGAGATTTGCGTTACGGGCGAATCGATGCATACGTGTGTAAAGCAAGATACGTTCCGCCCTGTCTCAATACGTCGAAAATTTCCGGAATGGCATCAGGCGTATGAACAAGCGAAGAAAAAATCTGTTTCTACTGGAGCAGAATAA
- a CDS encoding HesB/YadR/YfhF family protein, which yields MKMTITKPALNWFKREMDLEKGDNLRFFVRVGGCSTVQDGFSLGMTVEEPTEPTLTFEEEGITFFVEQKDIWFFEDQDFAVKFSRKKEEIEFVHGN from the coding sequence TTGAAAATGACAATTACAAAACCCGCTTTGAACTGGTTTAAACGAGAAATGGATCTTGAAAAAGGTGACAACCTCCGCTTTTTTGTACGTGTAGGTGGATGCAGCACTGTTCAAGATGGCTTTTCCCTTGGTATGACTGTGGAAGAACCAACGGAACCTACTCTTACATTTGAAGAAGAAGGCATTACCTTTTTTGTAGAACAAAAAGATATCTGGTTCTTTGAGGATCAGGATTTCGCCGTGAAATTCAGCCGAAAAAAAGAGGAAATAGAATTTGTGCACGGAAATTGA